The Brachyhypopomus gauderio isolate BG-103 chromosome 7, BGAUD_0.2, whole genome shotgun sequence genome has a window encoding:
- the LOC143519192 gene encoding uncharacterized protein LOC143519192 has product MTGLEPHSRLIKDLFESGQTHAEISCTLQQMGIQRCSAMSVRRFCVEHDLKRKRHVSDTELGRAVLGSIYETGPSYGRKFMTGYLSSMGVRAGECRVGKILREIHQPYHELRRQGARNLNPVPYHAEYMGHKLHLDQNEKLVMFGVTHVLAVDGYSSKIVGNATMPVKNNLVIYEEVYRSAVVKYGMWDQLRVDHGREFFMCLYMQEMLSGHRHNLSRPPYLQTTSSRNLRVERLWPEVNCRVNYPLKQALVHMLDQEVISMEDSVTKFCISNLTCQVSQIGLCRVVQSWNAHRIPVRGIPNELAADGCPAKISPELLPTSNVVASMYEQEFGSSLTRVPVFGNDPFSSEEDRCRAELDFAENYPDISLLLNHVVNNDYTPFQDAVLHLLNVSQRYA; this is encoded by the exons ATGACCGGACTGGAACCACATTCTAGATTAATTAAAGATTTATTTGAAAGTGGTCAGACGCATGCAGAAATTTCGTGCACGTTGCAGCAAATGGGTATCCAGCGATGTTCTGCAATGAGCGTTAGAAGATTCTGTGTTGAACACGACCTTAAACGAAAAAGGCATGTATCGGACACAGAATTGGGGAGGGCCGTACTTGGATCAATATATGAG ACTGGTCCATCCTATGGCCGCAAGTTCATGACCGGCTATCTGTCATCAATGGGGGTGCGTGCAGGAGAATGTCGAGTTGGAAAAATCCTAAGAGAGATTCATCAGCCATACCATGAACTACGACGTCAG GGTGCTCGTAACCTAAATCCAGTTCCTTATCACGCTGAGTATATGGGTCACAAACTTCACCTTGATCAAAATGAGAAGCTTGTAATGTTTGGAGTGACACATGTTTTGGCAGTTGATGGCTACAGCAGCAAAATTGTTGGTAATGCCACCATGCCAGTGAAAAACAACCTTGTGATTTATGAGGAAGTTTACAG aTCTGCAGTTGTCAAGTACGGGATGTGGGATCAGCTCAGAGTTGATCATGGCAGGGAGTTCTTCATGTGCCTGTACATGCAAGAAATGCTGTcaggacacagacacaaccTCAGCAGGCCACCATATCTCCAAACAACATCATCAAGG AATCTTCGAGTGGAAAGGCTATGGCCTGAAGTTAACTGTCGAGTGAACTATCCACTGAAACAGGCCCTGGTACACATGCTGGACCAAGAAGTCATCAGTATGGAAGACAGTGTAACTAAATTCTGCATTTCAAACCTGACATGCCAAGTAAGCCAAATTGGATTATGCAGAGTGGTGCAGTCATGGAATGCACACAGAATCCCAG ttCGTGGGATACCCAATGAACTTGCTGCAGATGGCTGTCCAGCTAAAATTTCTCCAGAGTTGCTCCCCACCTCGAATGTTGTCGCAAGCATGTATGAACAAGAGTTTGGTTCCTCGCTGACTAGGGTGCCTGTTTTTGGAAATGACCCATTTTCATCTGAGGAAGATAGGTGTCGCGCAGAACTGGACTTTGCAGAGAATTACCCTGACATCTCTCTTCTTCTTAATCATGTAGTAAACAATGACTATACTCCCTTCCAGGATGCCGTGTTGCACCTCTTGAATGTATCCCAAAGATATGCCTga